In a genomic window of Aggregatimonas sangjinii:
- a CDS encoding CYTH domain-containing protein produces MIEIERKFLVCSDAFKTEAISEKRIVQGFLNTHPERTVRVRIKGAEGFLTIKGKSNESGTTRYEWEETIALTDAEDLLKLCEEGMVAKTRYEIPIGKHKFEVDEFLGLNKGLVVAELELKDEGEFFEKPIWLGLEVTGELKYYNSQLSKNPYKHWKK; encoded by the coding sequence ATGATTGAAATTGAACGAAAATTTTTAGTGTGTTCGGACGCTTTTAAAACAGAGGCGATTTCGGAAAAGCGAATTGTGCAGGGCTTTCTGAATACGCACCCTGAACGCACCGTGCGCGTTCGCATTAAAGGAGCGGAGGGGTTTTTGACCATCAAAGGAAAATCGAACGAATCGGGTACGACCAGATACGAATGGGAGGAGACTATCGCGCTAACCGATGCCGAGGATCTCTTGAAATTGTGTGAGGAGGGTATGGTAGCGAAAACGCGTTATGAAATTCCTATTGGAAAACATAAGTTTGAGGTAGATGAATTTCTGGGGCTTAACAAAGGGCTCGTCGTTGCCGAACTGGAGCTTAAGGACGAAGGGGAGTTCTTCGAAAAACCAATATGGTTGGGCCTCGAAGTTACAGGAGAATTAAAATATTATAATTCACAGCTGAGTAAAAACCCTTATAAACACTGGAAAAAATGA
- a CDS encoding YciI family protein, translating into MKTVWCLVLSLACLSCQEDVKEENQSVLKDPRPSQSQLKEELTARGFEIFDYVDEKTKDTVLMQQYFIAFLKRGPNRSQSKPEADSLQTLHMAHLGKMYDMGYADISGPFGDDGDIRGITVYNTPTLAVADSLANADPMVKSGRLVIEIHPWWAAKGFSLR; encoded by the coding sequence ATGAAAACAGTATGGTGTCTGGTCCTTTCACTGGCATGCTTATCGTGTCAGGAGGACGTTAAAGAAGAAAATCAGTCGGTCCTGAAGGACCCCAGGCCTTCTCAAAGTCAACTTAAAGAAGAACTTACCGCGAGGGGTTTTGAGATATTCGATTATGTTGATGAAAAAACCAAAGATACGGTCTTAATGCAGCAATACTTTATCGCCTTTTTAAAACGTGGTCCGAACCGTTCGCAAAGCAAGCCCGAGGCCGACAGTCTGCAAACCTTGCACATGGCCCATCTGGGGAAAATGTACGATATGGGTTACGCCGATATCTCTGGGCCTTTTGGTGACGATGGCGATATTCGAGGGATAACCGTTTACAATACGCCTACCTTGGCAGTAGCGGATAGCTTGGCGAATGCAGACCCCATGGTGAAATCCGGTAGATTGGTAATCGAAATACACCCTTGGTGGGCGGCAAAAGGGTTTTCGCTACGCTAA
- the pheS gene encoding phenylalanine--tRNA ligase subunit alpha, with translation MIEKLKEHIAEVENFTTDSKEGVEAFRIKYLGKKGLLNEFFAAFKEVPNEQKKEFGQTINTLKRVASEKVEALKESLEVKTVETGVYGDLTRPGEPIALGARHPISIVKNQIIDIFSRIGFNVSEGPEIEDDWHNFTALNLPEYHPARDMQDTFFIQTDPDILLRTHTSSVQVRYMENNKPPIRTISPGRVYRNEAISARSHCFFHQVEGLYIDTDVSFADLKQTLQFFTTELFGKSKIRLRPSYFPFTEPSAEVDVYWGLETETDYRMTKGTGWLEIMGCGMVDPNVLDNCGIDSKEYSGFAFGMGIDRIALLLHQISDIRLLSENDIRFLEQFKSAL, from the coding sequence ATGATAGAAAAACTAAAAGAACATATTGCGGAAGTTGAAAACTTTACTACAGACAGTAAAGAAGGCGTTGAGGCATTTCGTATAAAGTATTTGGGTAAGAAAGGCTTGTTGAACGAGTTTTTCGCAGCTTTTAAAGAAGTGCCCAATGAACAGAAAAAGGAATTTGGGCAGACCATAAATACCTTGAAGCGAGTAGCTTCCGAAAAGGTAGAAGCGCTTAAGGAAAGTCTTGAAGTAAAAACCGTCGAAACAGGAGTTTACGGCGATTTGACACGTCCGGGGGAACCCATTGCATTGGGGGCCAGACATCCGATTTCAATCGTAAAGAATCAAATCATCGACATTTTCTCACGAATAGGTTTCAACGTTTCGGAGGGTCCCGAGATAGAGGATGACTGGCATAACTTCACTGCCTTGAATCTGCCCGAATACCATCCGGCACGGGATATGCAGGATACCTTCTTCATTCAAACCGATCCCGATATTCTCTTGCGAACCCATACCTCATCGGTGCAAGTGCGTTATATGGAAAACAACAAACCGCCTATACGAACGATTTCGCCAGGGCGAGTCTATCGCAACGAAGCCATTTCCGCGCGCTCGCATTGTTTCTTTCATCAAGTAGAGGGGTTGTATATCGATACAGATGTCTCCTTTGCGGATTTAAAACAGACCTTGCAGTTCTTTACCACCGAACTGTTCGGAAAGTCGAAAATACGGTTACGTCCCTCCTATTTTCCATTTACAGAACCCAGCGCGGAAGTTGACGTGTACTGGGGCCTTGAGACCGAAACCGACTATCGTATGACAAAAGGTACGGGCTGGTTAGAGATTATGGGTTGTGGTATGGTCGACCCAAATGTATTGGATAATTGTGGTATCGACTCGAAGGAATACTCCGGTTTTGCATTTGGTATGGGAATCGACCGTATCGCATTATTACTGCATCAAATTTCGGATATACGCTTATTGAGCGAAAACGATATCCGTTTTTTAGAACAGTTCAAAAGTGCCTTATAG
- a CDS encoding SulP family inorganic anion transporter, with protein MKTLFSNLRGDLFGGITAGIVALPLALAFGVSSGMGPSAGLYGAIFISFFAALFGGTNTQISGPTAPMTAVSMVVIASIVALNDGSLEKALPAILVVFLLAGLMQVGLGLIGIGKYIRYIPYPVVSGFMTAIGVIILVTQILPSIGYYPKEDAEFVNRYKPMAEEIILNNILKEEAGEGILVLENFEETIKRANAISEDDMLKEARTLAKSEASGVIGALKVLPRALRNINVLELLLALSTIIIIYGFKKITTTIPSALVALVVVSGVAYGFNLDYRPIEQIPGGFPMPNLQIFTEFELGMVTPYIFTALTLALLGAIDSLLTSVVADNMTKTKHRPNKELVGQGIGNSIAAVFGGIPGAGATIRTVVNINSGGKTKLSGMIAGILLLIILLALGPVASQIPAAVLAGILVTVGIGVMDYKGLKAIPSLPRDMNIGPLKFSSEVVIMLVVLVLSSVWNLVYAVGIGLVIASLMFMKKMGDLTAERSDVKPLEEEAGWREETAFPKNLRDEVFIKHLKGPLFFGSTNDFQQLADQIPRTVSNVIIRMERMQYMDQSGLYTIEDVLIDLKKSGINVLFVELLKQPRYMMERVDVIPDLIPEEHIFDDFESCITWVKENVKDNINNPIVT; from the coding sequence ATGAAAACCCTTTTTTCCAATCTTCGAGGAGATCTTTTCGGAGGTATTACGGCGGGTATTGTAGCCCTGCCCTTAGCACTTGCATTCGGCGTTAGCTCGGGAATGGGGCCTAGTGCCGGTCTTTATGGTGCTATCTTTATTAGTTTTTTTGCCGCCCTCTTTGGTGGTACGAATACCCAGATATCAGGACCTACGGCACCGATGACCGCGGTGAGCATGGTAGTAATCGCAAGTATTGTAGCCCTCAACGATGGTAGTCTTGAAAAGGCGTTGCCCGCTATTCTAGTAGTCTTTCTTTTGGCAGGTCTTATGCAGGTCGGCCTCGGCCTTATCGGTATCGGAAAATATATCAGGTACATTCCCTATCCGGTCGTGTCCGGCTTTATGACGGCCATTGGGGTTATAATTCTAGTCACACAAATACTGCCCTCGATTGGATATTATCCTAAAGAAGACGCCGAATTTGTCAATCGATATAAGCCGATGGCGGAGGAAATCATTTTGAATAATATCTTAAAAGAAGAGGCAGGAGAAGGTATTTTGGTATTGGAAAATTTCGAGGAAACCATCAAAAGGGCAAACGCCATCTCGGAAGACGACATGCTGAAAGAGGCCCGAACCTTGGCAAAAAGTGAAGCCTCAGGAGTAATCGGTGCCCTAAAAGTATTGCCAAGAGCGCTTAGGAACATCAACGTGCTTGAGCTTCTATTGGCCCTTTCGACTATTATAATCATTTATGGTTTCAAAAAAATAACCACCACCATACCAAGTGCGTTGGTAGCGTTGGTCGTAGTTTCCGGCGTAGCATACGGTTTTAATTTGGATTATCGTCCAATAGAGCAAATACCCGGCGGATTTCCCATGCCTAACCTGCAGATTTTTACCGAGTTCGAGCTAGGTATGGTCACACCCTATATATTTACGGCACTGACCCTCGCCTTGCTAGGGGCAATCGATTCTTTACTTACCTCGGTGGTGGCCGACAACATGACAAAGACCAAGCACCGACCTAACAAAGAATTGGTCGGTCAGGGCATAGGAAATAGTATCGCTGCTGTTTTTGGGGGCATTCCGGGAGCCGGGGCCACGATTCGTACCGTCGTAAATATCAATTCTGGCGGAAAGACCAAACTTTCGGGTATGATCGCCGGTATACTCTTGCTAATTATCTTATTGGCCCTGGGGCCGGTTGCATCCCAAATTCCCGCCGCCGTACTTGCCGGAATATTGGTAACCGTCGGTATCGGGGTAATGGATTATAAAGGATTGAAGGCGATACCCAGTCTCCCCAGAGATATGAATATCGGACCATTAAAATTCAGTTCTGAGGTAGTAATCATGCTGGTCGTACTCGTTTTATCCTCTGTTTGGAATCTAGTTTATGCCGTAGGAATAGGTCTTGTAATCGCTTCGTTGATGTTTATGAAAAAAATGGGCGATCTAACTGCCGAACGTTCGGACGTTAAACCGTTGGAAGAAGAGGCCGGTTGGAGAGAAGAGACAGCGTTTCCAAAAAACCTGCGGGATGAGGTATTCATCAAACACCTTAAAGGCCCATTGTTCTTTGGTTCAACCAACGACTTTCAACAATTGGCCGATCAAATTCCTAGAACGGTTTCGAATGTCATCATCAGAATGGAGCGTATGCAGTATATGGATCAATCCGGTCTCTACACCATAGAAGACGTTCTTATCGATCTTAAAAAATCTGGAATCAACGTACTTTTTGTTGAGTTGCTTAAGCAGCCCCGCTATATGATGGAGCGGGTAGATGTCATTCCCGACCTTATTCCAGAAGAACATATTTTCGATGATTTCGAGTCTTGTATCACCTGGGTCAAAGAAAATGTGAAAGACAATATCAACAATCCGATAGTTACTTAG
- a CDS encoding carbonic anhydrase family protein, translating to MKAHTKDTQAAISPDMAIELLKEGNQRFVANKQAGRDLLEQVGDTASGQYPFATILSCIDSRVSAELIFDQGVGDIFSARVAGNIVNEDLLGSIEFACKLAGTKILVILGHTACGAVKGACDDAKLGNLTILLDKIKPAVNAVSEPSDTGLRNSKNIDFVNRVAVKNVHMTIENTRNMSPVLKEMEDEGEIKIVGAMYDINNGKVTFL from the coding sequence ATGAAAGCACATACAAAAGATACACAAGCGGCGATTTCGCCGGATATGGCAATCGAATTGCTGAAAGAAGGAAATCAAAGGTTCGTTGCGAACAAACAAGCCGGGCGCGATCTATTGGAACAAGTAGGGGATACCGCCTCTGGACAATACCCCTTCGCTACGATTTTAAGTTGTATCGATTCCAGGGTTTCGGCAGAATTGATTTTTGATCAGGGAGTTGGAGACATCTTTAGCGCCAGGGTCGCCGGTAATATCGTAAACGAGGATTTATTGGGGAGCATTGAATTCGCCTGTAAACTGGCTGGAACAAAAATTCTCGTCATCTTAGGCCATACGGCTTGCGGAGCGGTGAAAGGGGCCTGCGACGATGCTAAATTGGGTAACCTGACGATTTTATTGGATAAAATAAAACCAGCGGTAAATGCCGTTTCGGAACCCTCGGACACCGGCCTTCGAAATTCAAAGAATATCGACTTTGTAAATCGCGTTGCAGTAAAAAATGTGCACATGACCATTGAGAATACGAGAAATATGAGTCCGGTACTAAAAGAGATGGAAGATGAGGGTGAAATAAAAATCGTAGGTGCCATGTATGACATCAACAACGGTAAGGTTACTTTTTTATAG